The DNA segment TGGAGTCAGTACTTTCCACGTCCTTAAGTTTCATTTGTGTTATAACGTTAATTAGGTTGATTATGTCTCCAGAGTTGCCTCTTGTCGATAGTTTTAGGAATATATTTTTATCCTTCATCTTCTCCATGGGTTTTGGTTCCTTAAGTGGATGTTTTTGGAGTTTTGTTTTGAATAAGATTAGGGGGCAGAAGTTCAATTATATTTTGACCATAGCTATGGTTTTCTTAATATACGTTGTTTCTGAGGGTGTTGTGGAGTCTTCTGGGGCTCTTACATTACTGTTCTTTGGTTTGCTATTGGTTAATAGTGATTCCATTTTCAGGAAGCTTGGATTTAGAGAAATGTTTGAAATTGAAATAAGCCATTTACGGGAATTTCATGAGGAAATAACTTTCCTCCTAAAATCCTTCTTCTTTGTGTATGTGGGTTTAATCACTAATATATCCCTCAACTATTTGTTTATTGGTTTAGGTGCGTCGTTAATGGTTTTATGTTCTAGACTTCTCGTCGTTAGATTGTATGGTTATATGGTTAAATTGAGTGTAGTTGAATCTGACATAATTAAATTCTCCATAGCTAATGGTCTATCAACTCTAGTTGCTTCTAGGCTTCCATTAATTTATGATCCAAAGGGACTGTTTGTTGGTGACCCTGGGCTCTATAATAATGTCTGCTTTGTAGTTGTCATTGTAAGTGTTCTTATCAGCATGTTTATAACACCGTATGTTGCTTCAAGGGATATCAAATTGATATCTAAGAATGTAAATTCCAACATGTAATGC comes from the Candidatus Methanomethylicota archaeon genome and includes:
- a CDS encoding cation:proton antiporter yields the protein MSINISIFLLFVFTVFLGYLGNLFYVKTKIPDVIWLLLFGFIIGPVFKLYDPEPFIRASPFMSIIALCIILFDAGINMDLDTFIKVFSRSLLLAFMYYFVNMIFVAALLYSVLSGSISFLNCLLLGAMLNTSPVTLSSLFHSLKRLNFDFKDVENTLLLESVLSTSLSFICVITLIRLIMSPELPLVDSFRNIFLSFIFSMGFGSLSGCFWSFVLNKIRGQKFNYILTIAMVFLIYVVSEGVVESSGALTLLFFGLLLVNSDSIFRKLGFREMFEIEISHLREFHEEITFLLKSFFFVYVGLITNISLNYLFIGLGASLMVLCSRLLVVRLYGYMVKLSVVESDIIKFSIANGLSTLVASRLPLIYDPKGLFVGDPGLYNNVCFVVVIVSVLISMFITPYVASRDIKLISKNVNSNM